A genome region from Setaria italica strain Yugu1 chromosome III, Setaria_italica_v2.0, whole genome shotgun sequence includes the following:
- the LOC101767421 gene encoding B3 domain-containing protein Os05g0481400: MVAAVELGSKGRLVDSMSTMWSPSVPRVSSIPSTRSTPVPNSTMEEKNSKSPIPIRFLAPLPRLQRERPRPEGTGRVAAGGDMATKASSAASGAAYEEQRRKRVLENLKHLEDLGISEMSKSLLQAARLQKQSKGGVRVSPKARKKFDATEVRRSSRAKATVSYKDDYGELDTFLRRKRRSGGKNSEQGREYTGRVSSYEQQQRAFRRAEKLQDGLDPNNPSFVKTMVRSHVSSCFWLGLPTSFCKQNLPPTEFRMVLEDEDGVEFDAVYIGKRTGLSGGWRGFAMHHNLEDGDSLVFELAEHDRFKIYIIKAIDDDDVEEDESDDKNASGGTKEEPAEEDSPAAEPPKGAKRRKLRGRR; the protein is encoded by the exons ATGGTGGCGGCAGTAGAGCTAGGATCGAAGGGGAGGTTGGTGGACTCGATGAGCACTATGTGGAGTCCGTCGGTGCCGCGTGTGAGTTCGATTCCTTCGACGAGGTCCACCCCAGTGCCGAACTCCACTATGGAAG AAAAGAACTCGAAAAGCCCCATCCCCATTCGCTTTCTCGCTCCCCTGCCTCGCCTACAGAGAGAGAGACCGAGACCAGAGGGGACTGGGAgagtggcggccggcggggacaTGGCGACGAAGGCGAGCAGCGCCGCCTCCGGCGCGGCCTACGAGGAGCAGCGCAGGAAGCGGGTCCTCGAGAACCTCAAGCACCTCGAG GATTTGGGCATATCGGAGATGTCGAAGAGCCTGCTCCAGGCGGCGAGGCTGCAGAAACAGAGCAAG GGCGGCGTGCGCGTGAGCCCCAAGGCGAGGAAGAAGTTCGACGCCACCGAGGTGCGGCGTTCCTCGAGGGCGAAGGCCACGGTTTCCTACAAAGATGAT TATGGCGAACTAGATACTTTTCTTCGTCGCAAAAG GCGCAGTGGTGGTAAGAACTCTGAGCAGGGAAGAGAATACACTGGAAGAGTTTCTTCTTATGAACAGCAACAGCGTGCTTTCAGAAGAGCTGAGAAACTTCAAGATGGTCTGGACCCTAATAACCCATCATTTGTTAAGACCATGGTTCGATCACATGTGTCCAGCTGCTTTTGGCTT GGTCTTCCTACAAGCTTCTGCAAACAGAATCTGCCTCCCACAGAGTTTAGGATGGTGTTGGAGGATGAAGATGGTGTTGAATTTGATGCTGTCTATATTGGGAAACGAACAGGTCTAAGTGGTGGATGGAGGGGCTTTGCAATGCACCACAACTTGGAGGATGGAGATTCCTTGGTCTTCGAATTGGCTGAGCATGACAGATTTAAG ATTTATATAATAAAAGctatagatgatgatgatgtagaagAGGATGAGTCTGATGACAAGAATGCCAGTGGGGGTACTAAGGAAGAGCCTGCTGAGGAAGATTCACCTGCTGCCGAGCCTCCAAAAGGTGCCAAAAGAAGAAAACTCCGTGGACGGCGGTAG